A single window of Lepeophtheirus salmonis chromosome 2, UVic_Lsal_1.4, whole genome shotgun sequence DNA harbors:
- the LOC121113604 gene encoding Na(+)/H(+) antiporter NhaA-like, with translation MLSWVNLPIVNVINFQGVIMSDSKFSNNRINIDSFEKIIEAAFKPRNLVAVCLRINSPGGSPVQSDLVASMIKEKSEERPEVKVVSFAEDMALSGGYWLLCAGEEIYVNKSSFIGSIGAIVESFGFHEIMKTYGIERRIITAGKNKSMMDPFREMSKDECSKIHKNLAAIHEIFKEHVKEARGDRLTSNEEEIFNGDFWSGQDAINLGLADGIHSVRSWIRSNFGQTVYVKYLKGKSKNPLSSLFGTRNTLSDEIDELTHTFKFK, from the exons atgtTGAGTTGGGTCAATCTACCGATAGTTAATGTGATAAACTTTCAAGGAGTTATTATGAGCGATTCAAAATTTTcgaataatagaataaatatcgattcattcgaaaaaataattgaagctGCTTTTAAGCCAAGGAATCTCGTAGCAGTATGTTTACGAATCAACTCTCCTGGAGGTAGTCCAGTTCAATCTGACCTAGTTGCATCTATGATTAAAGAAAAGTCCGAAGAAAGACCTGAAGTTAAAGTTGTCAGCTTTGCCGAAgata TGGCTTTATCTGGAGGATACTGGCTTCTCTGTGCAGGTGAAGAAATATACGTGAACAAAAGTTCTTTTATAGGAAGTATAGGAGCTATAGTCGAGTCTTTCGGATTTCACGAAATAATGAAAACTTATGGTATTGAAAGAAGGATCATAACTGCAGGAAAGAACAAATCAATGATGGATCCTTTTCGAGAAATGTCCAAGGACGAATGCTCTAAAATCCATAAGAATTTAGCTGCGATCCATGAAATTTTCAAAGAGCACGTGAAGGAGGCAAGAGGGGATAG ATTGACATCGAACGAAGAAGAAATATTCAATGGCGACTTTTGGTCTGGCCAAGATGCGATTAACTTGGGACTGGCCGATGGGATACATAGTGTTAGATCCTGGATACGTTCAAATTTCGGTCAAACTGTTTACGTCAAGTATTTAAAGGGAAAGTCCAAAAACCCACTATCCTCTTTATTTGGAACAAGAAATACACTCTCAGATGAAATAGATGAGCTAACTCAcacattcaaatttaaatga
- the LOC121113601 gene encoding triacylglycerol hydrolase DDHD2-like, producing the protein MNPLLARGSHYAPSLSETNIQFRAGVRDEASPPTLQVGVSNASPPPLMMNPAAPRVEDEVSSQTVGHGKEANLCQHWFYRTEKMLEGESFYWKPFDMVDSMNMESGFASEKESIAVMGGRYDVSLKDRLLHPVYWSYPQEGIPVMRASWFYQGPASHWIPFSEHVVPLLEENYNEGSWGAHRRISLGEKMGHVVFHSKDLMFYSPHCSFSQEVDNWGQTQETSTTPRIVHRGLEGLPDIPDGDMAEVDHLVFVVHGVGKYCDMKLRDLTEVVSSMREKVSYLSEKHFQSAHLAGSAHRVEFLPITWHQTLHGEDTGTDSRLKPLTLKSIPKLRSFMNDTLMDILFYTSPVFGQTIVDTVVNEINRVYQIFLKRNPSFKGETSVMGHSLGSVILFDILSHQKEEEKEPLVAEKKVESLESDPSKDKEQVDSLEDLFTKLEISSEYSDLFVSEGIDLTSLLTFSAEDLKEVALPEDAVEKILNYINGTSSEVKEVSTIEDYNKKTVMSDVQYVVGPAGTGQLSVNYPQLDFNPSAFYALGSPIALFLAIRGISSLGEDFSFPTCSDFFNIFHPYDPVAYRMEAMVNPQYSELRPITIPHHMGRKRMHLELKDTVTKLMTSDIRKKILEGVSYTLSSVYNMATGQSGTDEFERTVEDEVLRKEEISRREDECNPKTIRSGLNGGNRIDFVLQEAPLESFNEYLFAIASHICYWDSEDVGLMILKNVYSKLNIRCDEELNITTNEMSSFVDSNHTQPFGQSVHHHPSYSMPPQNISNYSMMPPLPKPGPAPVFPTTSDSYSSIMQPMSQIYNPPSAPNVLDPSQYSLANMNTNTPPVQPQMYNPSALGAASTQSQVISSPPSLTPSISSQAISCPPPPLMTPSTQSQLFQPPPISSQSQIISGPPPPLMAPSTLSQPPPISPSPQPTLFQPPSISPSPQPTLFQPPSITPSPQPTLFQPPSISPSPQPTLFQPPSISSSPRPTLFQPPSISPSPQPQLFQPSTMAPSPQPQMFTPPPITPSTQPQVYQPPPIAPPPCNPGVSMSLTRPSGYPKIYPVASSMSSPRIGMDPTAPLGNNTLPLGPPPMGGFVSKNN; encoded by the exons ATGAATCCTCTGCTCGCCCGTGGAAGTCACTACGCTCCTTCTCTCTCCGAGACGAATATTCAGTTCCGAGCTGGTGTGCGTGATGAGGCGTCTCCTCCTACGCTGCAAGTTGGCGTTAGCAATGCCAGCCCTCCACCCCTCATGATGAATCCTGCAGCTCCAAGAGTAGAGGACGAAGTGTCTTCCCAGACGGTGGGACATGGGAAAGAAGCAAATCTGTGTCAGCACTGGTTCTATCGAACGGAAAAGATGTTGGAAGGGGAGAGTTTTTATTGGAAGCCGTTTGACATGGTGGACTCGATGAATATGGAGTCTGGATTTGCCTCTGAAAAAGAAAGCATTGCTGTGATGGGAGGGAGATACGATGTTTCTCTCAAGGATCGACTCCTTCACCCCGTGTATTGGTCCTATCCTCAAGAAGGAATTCCTGTGATGAGAGCCTCTTGGTTTTATCAAGGGCCTGCCTCCCATTGGATCCCTTTCTCGGAACACGTTGTTCCTCTTCTTGAAGAAAATTACAATGAAGGCTCTTGGGGAGCTCACAGAAGGATCTCTCTCGGAGAAAAGATGGGACATGTTGTATTCCATTCCAAGGATCTCATGTTCTATTCTCCTCATTGCTCCTTCTCCCAAGAGGTGGACAATTGGGGTCAAACCCAG GAGACATCCACCACACCACGCATTGTGCATAGAGGACTTGAAGGACTCCCCGATATTCCAGATGGAGATATGGCTGAAGTGGATCACTTGGTTTTTGTTGTCCATGGGGTTGGAAAGTACTGCGACATGAAGCTACGGGACTTGACGGAAGTAGTTTCCTCAATGCGTGAAAAAGTGTCCTATTTGAGTGAAAAACATTTTCAGTCGGCCCATTTAGCAGGATCTGCCCATCGAGTGGAGTTTCTTCCCATAACTTGGCATCAGACTCTTCATGGAGAAGACACTGGAACAGATTCCCGACTGAAACCCCTCACTCTCAAGTCTATTCCAAAATTGAGATCCTTTATGAATGATACTCTAATGGATATCTTATTTTATACTAGTCCTGTGTTTGGTCAAACCATTGTGGATACGGTTGTGAATGAAATCAATCGcgtttatcaaatatttttaaagagaaatcCAAGTTTTAAAGGGGAAACATCTGTAATGGGTCATTCTTTAGGCTCtgttattctttttgatattttgtctcatcaaaaagaagaggaaaaggAACCTTTGGTAGCTGAGAAAAAAGTCGAAAGTCTAGAATCGGATCCATCCAAAGATAAGGAACAAGTTGACAGTCTTGAAGATTTATTTACTAAACTCGAGATTTCTTCCGAATATTCTGATTTATTTGTCTCTGAGGGAATTGATTTAACTTCATTGCTAACGTTCTCTGCTGAAGATTTAAAGGAAGTGGCCTTGCCAGAAGATGCTGTCGAAAAAATCTTGAATTACATTAATGGAACTTCCAGTGAAGTTAAAGAAGTTTCAACCATAGAAGACTATAATAAGAAAACTGTTATGTCAGATGTTCAATACGTCGTTGGTCCTGCTGGCACTGGGCAACTTTCTGTCAATTATCCACAGCTAGATTTTAATCCATCCGCATTTTATGCTCTTGGCTCACCCATAGCTCTATTTTTGGCTATTAGAGGAATATCTTCTCTCGGTGAAGACTTTAGCTTTCCGACTTGCTCcgattttttcaacattttccaCCCTTATGATCCCGTTGCATATCGAATGGAAGCCATGGTGAATCCACAATATTCAGAATTAAGACCCATTACTATCCCGCATCATATGGGGAGAAAAAGGATGCATCTGGAACTCAAGGATACTGTAACAAAGTTGATGACTTCTGATATACGAAAGAAGATTTTGGAAGGAGTGAGTTATACTTTGAGCTCTGTATATAATATGGCTACTGGCCAAAGTGGAACAGACGAATTCGAAAGAACGGTGGAGGATGAAGTTCTAAGGAAGGAAGAGATAAGTCGTAGGGAAGATGAATGTAATCCTAAAACAATTCGGTCAGGACTGAACGGGGGCAACAGAATTGATTTTGTTCTTCAAGAAGCTCCTTTAGAAAGTTTTAAcgaatatttatttgcaattgcTTCTCATATCTGTTATTGGGACTCTGAAGATGTGGGTCTTATGATTTTAAAGAATgtgtattcaaaattaaatataagatgtGATGAAGAGTTGAATATAACTACAAATGAAATGAGCAGTTTTGTAGATTCAAATCATACTCAACCTTTTGGTCAATCAGTTCATCATCATCCGTCATATTCTATGCCTcctcaaaatatttctaattattcaaTGATGCCACCACTTCCAAAACCTGGTCCTGCTCCAGTATTTCCAACCACCTCGGATTCATATTCTTCTATTATGCAGCCTATGAGCCAAATATACAATCCTCCATCTGCCCCTAATGTACTGGATCCCAGTCAGTATTCCTTGGCCAATATGAATACTAATACTCCTCCGGTGCAGCCCCAAATGTATAATCCATCTGCTCTAGGAGCGGCTTCTACTCAGTCGCAAGTGATAAGTTCTCCACCCTCACTCACTCCATCAATATCTTCTCAAGCTATTAGTTGCCCACCTCCTCCCTTAATGACACCGTCTACGCAATCACAATTGTTTCAGCCACCACCAATATCTTCTCAGTCTCAGATTATCAGTGGCCCACCACCACCGTTAATGGCACCATCAACCCTATCACAACCTCCACCGATATCTCCATCTCCGCAACCAACTTTATTCCAACCCCCATCAATATCACCATCCCCGCAACCAACTTTATTCCAGCCCCCATCCATAACACCATCTCCCCAGCCAACTTTATTCCAGCCCCCATCCATATCACCATCTCCCCAGCCAACTTTATTCCAGCCCCCATCCATATCTTCATCTCCTCGGCCAACTTTATTCCAACCCCCGTCAATATCACCATCTCCCCAACCACAATTATTTCAACCTTCTACAATGGCTCCTTCCCCACAGCCACAAATGTTTACACCTCCACCCATTACGCCATCCACACAACCACAAGTGTACCAACCACCCCCAATTGCACCCCCACCTTGTAATCCAGGTGTATCTATGTCTTTAACTCGGCCCTCTggatatccaaaaatatatcctgTAGCTTCTTCAATGTCTAGTCCCCGTATTGGAATGGATCCAACGGCTCCTCTAGGTAACAACACATTACCCCTTGGACCTCCTCCAATGGGAGGTTTTGtttcaaagaataattaa